One segment of Clostridium ljungdahlii DSM 13528 DNA contains the following:
- a CDS encoding DUF4652 domain-containing protein codes for MKNNRLSFIMCSLLVIFTLGLTACFGSKGNSTSTQSSGSTNSKKIDSSNANNNKETQKPKEKMKTSSTAVKSSSEIKFIKQEMNNNSTVSFNTTWKSNKNGTYNACIEGKGSEALEEGTGKIIIKGSQKVYSFQIENNTKLSPKYLEWADDKNLLVVIGYSNGSISKGGDLYMLNVDTGDNEILIKMPSKKQQIVSAEKNGDIVNLKVNVYDDDVYNKCHVENWTINSFSTNLNNKMEVKNSNGKVVYTING; via the coding sequence ATGAAAAATAATAGATTGAGTTTTATAATGTGTTCATTATTAGTTATTTTTACTTTAGGACTTACAGCCTGTTTTGGCAGCAAAGGCAATTCTACTTCCACTCAAAGCAGCGGTAGTACTAATAGTAAAAAAATAGACTCAAGCAATGCAAATAATAATAAAGAAACTCAAAAGCCAAAGGAGAAAATGAAAACTTCTTCTACTGCTGTTAAAAGTTCAAGTGAAATAAAATTTATAAAGCAAGAAATGAATAATAATTCTACAGTTAGTTTTAACACTACCTGGAAAAGTAACAAAAATGGAACTTATAATGCCTGTATAGAAGGAAAAGGCAGTGAAGCATTAGAAGAGGGTACAGGGAAAATAATCATAAAAGGTTCTCAGAAAGTTTATAGCTTTCAAATTGAAAACAACACTAAATTATCTCCGAAATACTTGGAATGGGCTGATGATAAAAATTTATTGGTGGTTATAGGATATTCAAATGGATCCATTTCAAAAGGTGGAGATCTTTATATGCTAAATGTAGATACAGGGGATAATGAAATATTAATAAAGATGCCAAGTAAAAAACAACAGATAGTGTCTGCAGAGAAAAATGGAGATATTGTAAATTTAAAAGTCAATGTATATGATGATGATGTGTATAATAAATGTCATGTAGAAAATTGGACTATAAATTCTTTTAGCACAAATTTAAATAATAAGATGGAAGTTAAAAATTCTAATGGGAAAGTGGTATATACGATAAATGGATAA
- the ptsP gene encoding phosphoenolpyruvate--protein phosphotransferase: protein MKKGISASKGYAIGKVVVKMKTEISIEKRHIDDVIQEKERFQKALELSKSQLEKIKAKAEKEVGKDKAEVFESHIMLLDDVEFAGAVTVKIVNDHVNAESALYDIVDLYMKTFQAMEDEYMRERGADIKDVGSRILANLTGNNSSIIDMENNTVVVAHDLTPSDTAQLDKSKVIAFVTDIGGRTSHSAIMARTLEIPAVVGLNDITDSVKDGDLIIVDGVEGEVIINPDKNTLNTYKIKKENYNKEREKLKALIDVETFTKYGNRVEVFGNIGKPEDVDQVLKNGGEGIGLFRTEFLYMDRDSMPGEEEQFNAYKTVVEKMGKRPVIIRTLDIGGDKKLSYLPVPEEMNPFLGYRAIRLCLDRTDIFKVQLRALLRASVFGNLRIMFPMISSLEEFLKAKEILKECMDELTKEGKSFNKDLQTGIMVEIPAAAVNSDELAKYVDFFSIGTNDLIQYTLAADRMNEKVAYIYNPMHPAVLKLIKMTIEAAHKQGKICGMCGEMAGDENAVETLVEYGLDEFSMSASSILKAKELIMKK from the coding sequence ATGAAAAAAGGTATATCGGCTTCTAAAGGTTATGCAATAGGAAAAGTAGTTGTAAAAATGAAAACTGAAATAAGTATAGAAAAAAGGCATATAGATGATGTGATACAGGAAAAAGAAAGGTTTCAAAAAGCCCTTGAATTATCAAAAAGTCAATTGGAGAAAATTAAGGCAAAAGCTGAAAAAGAAGTAGGTAAAGATAAGGCAGAAGTATTTGAAAGTCATATTATGCTTTTAGATGATGTAGAATTTGCAGGTGCAGTAACAGTAAAGATAGTAAATGATCATGTGAATGCAGAAAGTGCACTTTATGATATAGTAGATTTATATATGAAAACCTTTCAGGCTATGGAAGACGAGTATATGAGAGAACGTGGAGCAGATATAAAGGATGTAGGTAGTAGAATACTTGCAAACCTTACAGGAAATAACTCTTCCATAATTGACATGGAAAATAATACGGTAGTTGTAGCTCATGACTTAACTCCTTCAGATACAGCACAGCTGGATAAGAGTAAAGTAATAGCCTTTGTTACAGACATTGGAGGAAGAACTTCTCACAGTGCAATTATGGCTAGAACCCTTGAAATACCAGCAGTAGTTGGCCTAAACGATATAACAGATTCAGTTAAAGATGGAGACCTTATTATAGTAGATGGAGTAGAAGGTGAAGTTATAATAAACCCGGATAAAAATACTTTAAATACTTATAAGATAAAAAAAGAAAATTATAATAAAGAAAGAGAGAAACTTAAAGCTTTAATAGATGTAGAAACATTTACAAAGTATGGAAACAGAGTAGAGGTTTTTGGAAACATAGGTAAGCCAGAAGATGTAGATCAGGTTCTAAAAAATGGGGGAGAGGGTATAGGACTTTTTAGAACCGAATTTTTATATATGGATAGGGATAGTATGCCTGGAGAAGAGGAACAATTTAATGCTTATAAAACTGTAGTGGAGAAAATGGGTAAAAGACCTGTAATTATAAGAACATTAGATATAGGAGGAGATAAAAAGCTTTCCTATTTACCTGTACCGGAGGAAATGAATCCTTTCTTAGGGTATAGGGCTATAAGGCTTTGTTTGGATAGAACGGATATATTTAAAGTCCAGCTAAGAGCTCTTTTGAGAGCATCTGTTTTCGGAAATTTAAGAATAATGTTTCCAATGATAAGTTCTTTGGAAGAATTTTTAAAGGCCAAGGAAATATTGAAAGAGTGTATGGATGAACTTACTAAAGAGGGAAAGAGTTTTAATAAAGATTTACAAACAGGAATAATGGTAGAAATACCTGCAGCCGCAGTAAATTCAGATGAACTTGCAAAGTATGTGGACTTTTTCAGTATTGGAACTAATGATTTAATACAATATACTTTAGCAGCAGATAGGATGAATGAAAAAGTAGCTTATATTTACAATCCAATGCATCCAGCAGTTTTGAAACTTATAAAGATGACCATAGAAGCTGCACATAAACAGGGAAAAATATGTGGAATGTGTGGAGAAATGGCTGGAGATGAAAATGCTGTTGAAACTTTAGTAGAATATGGATTAGATGAATTCTCTATGAGTGCTTCCTCTATATTAAAGGCAAAAGAACTTATAATGAAAAAGTAA
- a CDS encoding tetratricopeptide repeat protein → MAFKNRKRMGSRLFGKFSLKTKVIIFCVLCIFSIALIGKDIYMNKKNENVIQKSNNNVEKNSVIKPADGKKDEEKKYDEAQKLFSNKKYSDAIAKADEIINEDKEFYKAYNIKGIALCYSNNYEEGMKNIDKALEINPNFGYARFNKALAYELYAKYDDALNWYDKDLEIENYIWSYYGKASIYGRRGDVENTVKFLKIAVNMSPDIKSIAREEKDFDPVKDSSQFQDLIK, encoded by the coding sequence ATGGCTTTTAAAAATAGAAAAAGAATGGGCTCCAGATTATTCGGGAAATTTTCTTTAAAGACTAAAGTGATAATATTTTGTGTTCTTTGTATATTTTCCATAGCACTTATAGGAAAAGACATCTATATGAATAAAAAAAATGAAAACGTTATACAAAAATCTAATAATAATGTAGAAAAAAATTCAGTTATAAAACCTGCAGATGGAAAAAAGGATGAAGAGAAAAAATATGATGAAGCACAAAAGCTTTTTAGCAATAAAAAGTACTCTGATGCTATTGCTAAAGCGGATGAAATTATAAATGAGGATAAGGAATTTTATAAAGCTTATAATATAAAGGGTATAGCATTATGTTACAGTAATAACTATGAAGAAGGTATGAAAAATATAGATAAAGCACTTGAAATTAACCCTAATTTTGGATATGCCAGGTTCAATAAAGCTCTGGCTTATGAACTTTATGCCAAATACGATGATGCACTTAATTGGTATGATAAAGATTTGGAGATAGAAAATTATATTTGGAGTTATTATGGAAAGGCTAGCATATATGGAAGACGTGGAGATGTTGAAAATACAGTTAAATTTTTAAAAATAGCCGTAAATATGTCACCAGATATTAAATCTATTGCTAGAGAAGAGAAAGATTTTGATCCTGTAAAAGATTCAAGTCAATTTCAGGATTTAATTAAATAG
- the citC gene encoding [citrate (pro-3S)-lyase] ligase has product MYDLSLESIDLSSEQEKDEVICFLQKFDLTLDEDVDYTVVLRDNNRSIKATCSKAGNIFKCFAVSEDMRGENLTSSLISHLIDKSFNEGIFHNFIFTKPDRINVFTSLNFKLLYRAEKAALLEYGIYNIDKFLDSISEKYSIDNNIESTALVMNCNPFTKGHRYLVEEAAKNCNQVLLFLVEEDRSDFPFSDRYTMVKTGTQDLKNVKVIPAGEYIISQATFPNYFIKKTDERLQAYEEIDSGIFGKYICKRFNIKKRFVGKEPYCDVTSTYNETLKKIMPIYNVEVVEIEREKYNEEYISASKVRKLLCAGRMDVIEKIVPQSTWQFLNSDRGRDIVKNKLHKAF; this is encoded by the coding sequence ATGTACGATTTATCCCTTGAAAGTATAGATTTGAGTTCGGAGCAGGAAAAAGATGAGGTAATTTGTTTTTTACAAAAGTTTGATTTAACACTGGACGAAGATGTAGACTACACTGTAGTACTTAGAGACAATAATAGAAGCATAAAGGCAACTTGTTCTAAGGCAGGCAACATATTCAAATGTTTTGCAGTGTCAGAAGACATGAGAGGGGAAAATTTAACTTCATCACTTATATCCCATTTAATTGACAAGAGTTTTAATGAAGGAATATTTCATAATTTTATATTTACAAAACCAGATAGAATCAATGTGTTTACTTCTTTGAACTTTAAACTTTTATATAGAGCAGAAAAAGCTGCCCTTTTAGAGTATGGTATATATAATATAGATAAATTTTTAGATAGTATAAGTGAAAAATATTCTATAGACAATAATATAGAAAGTACTGCTTTAGTGATGAATTGCAATCCTTTTACAAAAGGACACAGGTATTTGGTAGAAGAAGCTGCAAAAAACTGTAATCAAGTTTTATTGTTTTTGGTGGAGGAGGATAGATCTGACTTCCCATTTTCTGATAGATATACTATGGTGAAAACAGGAACACAAGATTTAAAAAATGTTAAAGTAATTCCAGCAGGAGAATACATTATATCTCAAGCTACATTCCCCAATTATTTCATAAAAAAAACAGATGAAAGATTACAGGCTTATGAAGAAATAGACAGCGGCATATTTGGGAAGTATATTTGTAAGAGGTTTAATATAAAAAAAAGATTTGTAGGAAAGGAACCTTATTGTGATGTTACTAGCACTTATAATGAAACCTTGAAAAAAATTATGCCTATCTATAATGTAGAGGTTGTAGAAATTGAAAGAGAAAAGTATAATGAAGAATATATAAGTGCTTCCAAGGTAAGGAAGCTTTTATGTGCAGGTAGAATGGATGTAATAGAGAAAATTGTTCCACAATCTACCTGGCAATTTTTAAATTCTGATAGAGGAAGAGACATTGTAAAGAATAAACTTCATAAGGCTTTTTAG
- the citF gene encoding citrate lyase subunit alpha has translation MKNSVGREIPDYIEGYGKVKPFEGAFANYGLREKAGVKIKSVKPGEDKVLNSIDEVLDKIELKDGMTVSFHHHLRNGDFVLNNVIYALAKRGIKDITVAASSIFPIHEPLVEHMKNGVVTQIIADYISGPVAEAISKGYSKKPSIMMTHGGRPRAIESGDLHIDVAFIGAPTADTYGNINGVYGKSACGSLGYAIADAQYADTVVAVTDNLVPYPACPIEISQEYVDYVVKMDSIGNPEGIVSGTTRITKDPVGLKIAKMASKVIEASGLVKEGMSFQTGAGGTSLAVAMELKDIMKKKEVTGSFAAGGITGYIVDMLQEGLFRNIFDVQCFDLKAVESYRDNPKHQTMSGSMYGNPHNRGSVVNNLDVMILGATEIDTDFNVNVTTGSDGMIMGGSGGHSDTAAGAKLAIVVTNLIKGRLPIIKDKVTTVTTPGESIDVVVTDRGIAVNPKREDLIEKLKKANLPVMTIEELKETAEKMTGKPEAIKTSDEIVAVVEYRDGTVIDVVRKVIS, from the coding sequence GTGAAAAATTCAGTTGGAAGAGAAATTCCTGATTACATAGAAGGTTATGGCAAGGTAAAGCCTTTTGAAGGTGCCTTTGCAAACTATGGATTAAGAGAAAAGGCAGGAGTAAAAATAAAAAGTGTAAAACCTGGAGAAGATAAGGTATTAAATAGTATAGATGAAGTACTTGATAAGATAGAATTAAAGGATGGGATGACTGTGTCATTTCACCACCATTTGAGAAATGGAGATTTTGTACTTAACAATGTAATATATGCACTTGCCAAAAGAGGAATAAAGGATATAACTGTAGCAGCAAGTAGTATATTTCCAATACATGAACCGCTGGTAGAGCATATGAAAAATGGAGTAGTTACCCAGATTATAGCGGATTATATATCAGGGCCAGTAGCAGAAGCAATATCAAAAGGGTATTCAAAGAAACCTTCAATCATGATGACTCATGGTGGAAGACCAAGGGCAATTGAAAGTGGTGATCTTCATATAGATGTGGCATTTATTGGTGCACCTACAGCAGATACCTATGGAAATATAAATGGAGTATATGGAAAATCTGCTTGTGGATCTCTCGGATATGCAATAGCAGATGCCCAGTATGCAGATACAGTTGTAGCAGTTACAGATAACTTAGTACCTTATCCTGCATGTCCAATAGAAATAAGTCAGGAATATGTAGATTATGTAGTAAAAATGGATTCCATAGGGAACCCTGAAGGAATAGTATCAGGAACTACCAGGATAACAAAAGATCCTGTAGGACTTAAAATAGCAAAGATGGCTTCAAAGGTAATAGAAGCATCAGGACTTGTAAAAGAAGGAATGTCTTTTCAGACAGGAGCAGGAGGAACTTCTCTTGCAGTAGCTATGGAATTGAAAGATATAATGAAGAAAAAAGAAGTTACAGGCAGTTTTGCAGCAGGAGGAATAACAGGATATATAGTTGATATGCTTCAAGAAGGACTGTTTAGAAACATTTTTGATGTACAGTGTTTTGACTTAAAAGCAGTGGAATCTTATAGAGACAATCCAAAACACCAGACAATGTCAGGTTCTATGTATGGAAACCCACATAACAGAGGCTCAGTAGTAAATAATCTAGATGTGATGATACTAGGAGCTACAGAAATAGATACAGATTTTAATGTAAATGTAACAACAGGATCAGATGGTATGATAATGGGTGGTTCAGGTGGACACAGCGATACTGCAGCAGGAGCAAAGCTTGCCATAGTTGTTACAAATCTTATAAAAGGTAGACTACCAATAATAAAGGACAAGGTAACTACAGTAACCACACCAGGAGAAAGTATAGATGTAGTTGTAACAGATAGAGGAATAGCAGTAAATCCAAAAAGAGAAGATTTAATAGAAAAATTAAAGAAAGCTAATTTGCCAGTTATGACTATAGAAGAATTAAAGGAAACAGCTGAGAAGATGACAGGAAAACCAGAGGCTATAAAAACTTCTGATGAAATAGTAGCAGTAGTTGAGTATAGAGATGGAACTGTAATTGATGTAGTTAGAAAAGTTATATCTTAA
- a CDS encoding HpcH/HpaI aldolase/citrate lyase family protein: protein MKKLRRTMLFMPGNNPGMLQNAPILGADSVILDLEDAVSLTEKDSARLLVKEAICNVDYSKVELVVRVNPLDTEYGPKDIDTIARVKPDSLMIPKATEKQLEEIDKILTGIEEEESFEKGSIKLIPIVETAYGLENVYNIINSSKRVAAVLLGAEDLTSDFGIKRTKEGQEIFYARNRVSTACRAARVDAIDTPFTDTNDYEGLKKDTTTAKKLGFTGKAAINPRQIDSIHEVFAPAKEEIDHAVRVLKARDEAQQKGLGVFSLDGKMVDAPVISRAVTTVELAKLLGFI, encoded by the coding sequence ATGAAAAAATTGAGAAGAACAATGCTTTTTATGCCAGGAAACAATCCAGGTATGCTTCAAAATGCACCTATACTTGGAGCAGATTCTGTCATACTTGATTTGGAAGATGCAGTAAGTCTTACAGAAAAAGATAGTGCAAGATTGCTTGTAAAAGAAGCCATTTGCAATGTAGATTATTCTAAGGTAGAACTTGTAGTTAGGGTAAATCCTTTAGATACAGAATATGGACCAAAGGATATAGATACTATAGCTAGAGTTAAACCTGATTCGCTAATGATTCCAAAGGCAACTGAAAAACAATTAGAAGAAATAGATAAAATATTAACTGGCATAGAGGAAGAAGAATCATTTGAAAAAGGTTCAATAAAATTAATACCTATAGTTGAAACTGCTTATGGACTTGAAAACGTATATAACATAATAAACTCATCAAAAAGAGTGGCAGCTGTACTCTTAGGAGCAGAGGATTTGACTTCTGATTTTGGAATAAAGAGAACAAAGGAAGGTCAGGAAATATTCTACGCAAGAAATAGAGTTTCTACAGCTTGTAGGGCAGCTAGGGTAGATGCTATAGATACACCATTTACAGATACAAATGATTATGAAGGATTGAAAAAAGATACAACAACAGCGAAAAAGTTAGGATTTACAGGAAAGGCAGCTATAAATCCAAGGCAAATTGACAGTATACATGAAGTATTTGCACCTGCAAAAGAAGAAATAGACCATGCTGTTAGAGTGCTAAAAGCAAGAGATGAAGCACAACAAAAAGGACTTGGAGTATTTTCGTTAGATGGGAAAATGGTAGATGCCCCAGTAATAAGCAGAGCAGTAACTACTGTAGAACTAGCAAAATTACTTGGATTTATCTGA
- the citD gene encoding citrate lyase acyl carrier protein → MKINKPAKAGTLESNDILIMVMPNDKDGIELELESVVMKQFGKQIKKTILDKVNELGVKSAVIKAQDKGALDYTIKARVETALRRAL, encoded by the coding sequence ATGAAAATAAATAAACCAGCAAAGGCAGGCACTCTTGAGTCAAATGATATACTCATTATGGTAATGCCAAATGACAAGGATGGTATAGAACTTGAACTTGAGAGTGTAGTTATGAAACAATTTGGAAAACAAATAAAAAAGACCATATTAGATAAAGTAAATGAACTGGGAGTAAAAAGTGCAGTGATAAAAGCTCAGGACAAGGGAGCACTGGACTATACTATTAAAGCAAGAGTTGAAACAGCTTTGAGAAGAGCATTATAG
- a CDS encoding Fe-S-containing hydro-lyase translates to MEKKITTPLTEEKVKTLKAGDSVLISGTIYTARDAAHKRLVELLDEGKSLPINVKDEIIYYAGPSPAKPGHVIGSAGPTSSYRMDPFAPRLLDIGLKGMIGKGLRSKEVIESMKKNKAVYFAAIGGAAALVAKSIKKAEVVAYEDLDSEAIRKLEVKDLPVIVVIDSEGNNLYESGRKEYLDSVDQSK, encoded by the coding sequence ATGGAAAAAAAGATAACTACTCCGTTAACGGAAGAAAAGGTTAAAACTTTAAAAGCAGGGGATAGTGTTTTAATATCAGGGACAATATATACTGCTAGAGATGCTGCTCATAAGAGATTAGTTGAATTATTAGATGAAGGTAAATCACTTCCTATAAATGTAAAAGATGAAATAATATATTACGCAGGACCAAGTCCTGCAAAACCAGGCCATGTAATAGGTTCAGCAGGACCAACAAGTAGTTATAGAATGGATCCATTTGCACCAAGACTGCTTGATATAGGTTTAAAGGGAATGATAGGAAAAGGCCTTCGTTCAAAAGAAGTTATAGAATCCATGAAGAAAAATAAAGCTGTTTACTTTGCTGCAATAGGCGGGGCTGCAGCACTTGTAGCAAAATCCATAAAGAAAGCAGAAGTAGTAGCTTATGAAGATTTGGATTCTGAAGCTATAAGAAAATTAGAAGTAAAAGACTTACCTGTAATTGTAGTAATAGATTCAGAGGGCAATAATTTATATGAATCAGGACGAAAAGAGTACTTGGACTCTGTGGACCAGTCTAAGTAG
- a CDS encoding fumarate hydratase — translation MREVDVSTITKAVRNLCIDANYYLSEDVKKKIKECEEDEKWPTAKDILGKILENIDISKNEDVPMCQDTGMACVFITIGQDVHIVGGSLEDAINKGVGQGYVEGYLRKSVVSDPINRVNTKDNTPAVIYYEIVPGDKLNIKVAPKGFGSENMSQIKMLKPADGLKGVKDFVIKVVKDAGPNPCPPMVVGVGIGGTFDKAANLAKKALVRPLSERNKNKFYSDLENELLDKINLLGIGPQGLGGKTTALAVNIETYPTHIAGLPVAVNINCHVTRHKEIEL, via the coding sequence ATGAGAGAAGTAGATGTATCCACTATAACTAAAGCTGTTAGAAATCTCTGTATAGATGCCAATTATTATCTTTCGGAGGATGTTAAGAAAAAGATAAAAGAATGTGAAGAGGACGAAAAATGGCCTACTGCAAAAGACATTTTAGGTAAAATACTTGAAAATATAGATATATCTAAAAATGAAGATGTGCCTATGTGTCAAGATACAGGAATGGCTTGTGTATTTATAACAATTGGCCAGGATGTTCATATAGTAGGAGGAAGTTTAGAAGACGCAATAAATAAGGGAGTAGGCCAGGGGTATGTAGAAGGGTATTTAAGAAAATCTGTAGTCTCTGATCCTATAAATAGAGTTAATACTAAGGACAATACTCCTGCAGTAATATATTATGAAATAGTTCCAGGAGATAAACTTAACATAAAAGTGGCTCCTAAAGGATTTGGATCAGAAAATATGAGTCAGATAAAAATGCTTAAACCAGCAGATGGTCTTAAGGGTGTTAAAGATTTTGTAATAAAAGTAGTAAAGGACGCAGGACCAAATCCATGTCCTCCTATGGTTGTAGGAGTAGGTATAGGAGGAACTTTTGACAAGGCTGCAAATCTTGCAAAGAAAGCTCTTGTAAGACCATTATCTGAAAGAAATAAAAATAAGTTTTATTCAGATTTAGAAAATGAACTTTTAGACAAAATAAATCTCCTTGGTATAGGACCTCAAGGACTAGGGGGAAAGACTACAGCTCTTGCAGTAAATATAGAAACTTATCCTACCCATATAGCAGGATTACCTGTAGCCGTAAATATAAATTGTCACGTTACAAGACATAAGGAAATAGAATTGTAA
- a CDS encoding methylaspartate ammonia-lyase, translating to MKIVDVICSEGKTGFYFDDQRAIKKGAKHNGFTYVGEPVTDGFAKVRQAGEAISVMLVLEDGQVAYGDCAAVQYSGAGGRDPLFLAKDFIPVIEKEIAPKLIGRELNEFKSLAEEFDSMKVNGKRLHTAIRYGITQAILDAVAKSKKITMAEVIRNEYNPKGEIKRVPIFTQSGDDRYDNVDKMIIKGADVMPHALINNVEEKLGMHGEKLLEYVKWLRNRVIELRTSKDYSPIFHIDVYGTIGIAFKYDTKAMADYIASLAEAANPFHLRIEGPMDVEDRQKQMEALRDLRAEIDSRKIDAELVADEWCNTVDDVKFFTDNKAGHMVQIKTPDLGGVNNIADAIMYCKDHDMGAYCGGTCNETNRSAEVTTNIGMACGAKQVLAKPGMGVDEGYMIVNNEMNRVVALVNRRK from the coding sequence ATGAAAATAGTTGACGTAATTTGCTCAGAAGGAAAAACAGGATTTTATTTTGATGATCAGAGAGCTATAAAAAAAGGAGCTAAACATAATGGATTTACTTATGTGGGCGAACCTGTAACAGATGGATTTGCTAAAGTTAGACAGGCAGGAGAAGCTATATCCGTAATGCTAGTACTAGAAGATGGACAGGTAGCTTATGGTGATTGTGCTGCTGTTCAATATTCAGGTGCAGGTGGAAGAGATCCATTATTTTTAGCTAAAGATTTTATACCAGTTATAGAAAAGGAAATAGCTCCCAAATTAATAGGAAGAGAATTAAACGAGTTTAAGTCATTAGCAGAAGAATTTGATAGTATGAAGGTAAATGGTAAGAGACTTCATACAGCTATAAGATATGGTATAACACAAGCTATATTAGATGCTGTAGCAAAATCAAAGAAAATAACAATGGCAGAAGTTATAAGAAATGAATATAATCCAAAAGGTGAAATAAAGAGAGTTCCAATATTTACACAATCCGGTGATGATAGATATGATAATGTAGACAAGATGATAATAAAAGGTGCAGATGTTATGCCACATGCCCTTATAAACAATGTAGAAGAAAAACTTGGAATGCATGGAGAAAAACTTTTAGAATATGTTAAGTGGCTTAGAAATAGAGTAATAGAACTTAGAACTTCTAAAGATTACAGCCCAATATTCCACATTGATGTATATGGAACTATAGGTATTGCCTTTAAATATGATACAAAAGCTATGGCTGACTATATAGCTTCACTTGCAGAAGCAGCAAATCCATTCCATTTGAGAATTGAAGGACCAATGGATGTAGAAGATAGACAAAAACAGATGGAAGCTCTAAGGGATTTGAGAGCAGAGATAGATAGTAGAAAAATAGATGCAGAATTAGTAGCAGATGAATGGTGTAATACAGTAGATGATGTTAAATTCTTTACAGATAATAAAGCAGGTCATATGGTTCAAATAAAAACTCCGGATTTAGGTGGAGTTAACAATATAGCTGATGCTATCATGTATTGTAAAGATCATGATATGGGAGCTTATTGTGGAGGAACTTGTAATGAAACAAACAGATCCGCAGAAGTTACAACTAACATAGGAATGGCTTGCGGTGCAAAACAAGTTCTTGCAAAACCAGGTATGGGTGTAGATGAAGGATATATGATAGTTAATAATGAAATGAATAGAGTAGTTGCATTAGTAAATAGAAGAAAATAG